The following are encoded in a window of Syntrophorhabdaceae bacterium genomic DNA:
- a CDS encoding NifB/NifX family molybdenum-iron cluster-binding protein: protein MKVCFPVQKDEGMESTVYNHFGSAPAFVMVDTAVEQPVTVNNADMDHVHGACNPIMAMGGRDVDAVVVGGIGAGAIRGLNSKGIKVYRAVAPTVRANLEMLKANGLPELTIQHACSGHDQQGGGCAH, encoded by the coding sequence ATGAAAGTATGTTTCCCGGTACAGAAGGACGAAGGAATGGAGAGCACGGTCTATAATCATTTCGGCTCGGCACCGGCATTTGTCATGGTCGATACCGCAGTCGAACAACCCGTCACCGTCAACAACGCAGACATGGACCATGTCCATGGCGCATGCAATCCCATCATGGCAATGGGCGGCCGGGATGTTGATGCCGTAGTGGTCGGCGGAATCGGAGCCGGAGCCATACGAGGTCTCAACTCGAAAGGGATTAAGGTATACCGCGCGGTTGCACCCACGGTCAGGGCAAATCTCGAGATGCTCAAGGCAAACGGACTCCCGGAACTGACCATCCAGCACGCCTGCAGCGGTCACGATCAGCAGGGCGGAGGATGCGCGCACTGA
- a CDS encoding sigma 54-interacting transcriptional regulator, giving the protein MREPLRFETLLTRLAALFINLPSAFAGSQIERGLRLILDFLGMDRGMLALFGEGSDEMTTVWGCTVPGAGFSDGAELKDFRPWPRRSPVCSAPVFWQGREDLPEEAVLEREYWERTGTRVGVLIPIRAGSTVFGTGVFLSRQEAGPWPADTAGKLTLLGEILANVFGRMRAEEQNVRLLSFEKLLSRISTELINLPGSEIDGKIRKGLEAVVKFLGVERGTVFEFSADKLKMNRTHSWTEEGILSSPERYTTEGLPWTAKKLQKGDLILVEKIDDLPAEAAVDKQLLQEYRIKSAIMVPMMAGGSILGSVVVSTITRETVWPRQLLDRLKVIGDIFAGALARKEAEKSLHAALKEVTELKEQLEAENVYLRKEIKTGQSLDKIIGRSVGLRHVFFRASQVAGTDATVLILGETGTGKELIAHAIHDMSPRKDRPLITVNCATLPSELIESELFGHEKGAFTGADTRQTGRFETAHNSTLCLDEIGELPLKLQAKLLRVVQHGEFERLGSPRTYKVDVRILATTNRNLEEEVRRGRFREDLFYRLNVFPIMIPPLRDRREDIPLLVEAFVAKYGRKQGKKITSIAKETMAALLDYPWPGNIRELESVIERSVILCPGPVLRLADKLTNPSCVAKDRKSNLQDVEREHILNVLSESRWRVEGANGAAAVLGLHPSTLRSRMRKLGINK; this is encoded by the coding sequence TTGAGAGAGCCTCTCCGGTTCGAGACGCTCCTGACCCGTCTGGCGGCCCTGTTTATCAATTTGCCGTCGGCCTTTGCCGGGAGTCAGATCGAGAGGGGGCTCCGTCTCATTCTCGATTTCCTTGGTATGGATCGGGGAATGCTCGCCCTTTTCGGCGAGGGATCGGACGAAATGACAACCGTCTGGGGCTGCACGGTCCCGGGAGCAGGATTTTCGGACGGGGCGGAGCTGAAGGATTTTCGCCCATGGCCGAGGAGAAGCCCGGTCTGCAGTGCTCCGGTTTTTTGGCAGGGGCGTGAGGATTTGCCGGAAGAGGCGGTCCTGGAGCGGGAATACTGGGAGAGGACGGGCACAAGGGTGGGGGTGCTCATCCCCATAAGAGCCGGTAGCACCGTTTTCGGAACGGGAGTGTTTCTATCGAGGCAAGAAGCCGGACCATGGCCTGCCGACACTGCCGGGAAGCTCACCCTCCTTGGAGAGATACTGGCGAATGTCTTCGGCCGTATGAGGGCGGAGGAGCAGAATGTGCGACTCCTGAGCTTTGAAAAGCTTCTTTCCAGGATATCGACGGAGCTTATCAATCTTCCCGGTTCTGAGATCGATGGAAAGATACGAAAGGGGCTCGAGGCGGTGGTCAAATTCCTCGGCGTGGAGAGGGGCACTGTCTTCGAATTTTCGGCAGACAAGCTAAAAATGAACCGTACCCATTCATGGACGGAGGAGGGCATCCTCTCCTCTCCCGAAAGATATACTACGGAAGGGCTTCCCTGGACGGCAAAAAAACTCCAAAAAGGGGATCTCATACTCGTCGAGAAGATCGACGACCTGCCTGCAGAGGCCGCCGTGGACAAACAGTTACTCCAGGAATACCGGATCAAGTCGGCTATTATGGTCCCCATGATGGCCGGAGGCTCTATCCTCGGCTCCGTCGTGGTAAGCACCATCACGAGGGAGACAGTGTGGCCCCGCCAGCTACTGGACCGGTTGAAGGTTATAGGCGACATCTTTGCGGGCGCTCTTGCGCGAAAGGAGGCGGAAAAATCGCTGCACGCCGCGCTTAAGGAAGTGACGGAGCTGAAGGAACAACTCGAGGCTGAGAATGTATACCTCCGCAAGGAGATAAAGACGGGACAGTCCCTTGACAAGATCATCGGCCGCAGCGTGGGACTCAGGCACGTATTCTTTCGTGCGAGTCAGGTGGCCGGGACGGACGCGACGGTCCTTATCCTCGGTGAAACGGGGACCGGCAAGGAGTTGATCGCCCACGCCATTCATGACATGAGCCCCCGGAAAGACCGGCCCCTCATCACGGTCAATTGTGCGACCCTGCCGTCGGAGCTGATCGAGAGCGAGCTTTTCGGGCACGAAAAGGGCGCATTTACCGGGGCTGACACCAGACAGACCGGCCGCTTCGAAACTGCCCACAATTCCACCCTTTGCCTTGACGAGATCGGTGAGCTGCCCCTCAAGCTCCAGGCCAAACTGCTGAGGGTAGTGCAGCATGGCGAGTTTGAACGACTGGGCTCTCCCCGGACCTACAAAGTCGACGTAAGGATCCTTGCAACGACGAACAGAAACCTCGAGGAAGAGGTCCGCCGGGGCCGGTTCCGCGAAGATCTGTTCTACCGCCTTAACGTCTTCCCGATCATGATTCCCCCCTTAAGAGATCGGAGAGAGGACATCCCGCTCCTCGTCGAGGCTTTTGTGGCCAAGTACGGAAGGAAGCAGGGAAAGAAGATTACCTCCATCGCAAAAGAGACCATGGCCGCACTCCTCGATTACCCGTGGCCGGGCAATATCCGGGAGCTGGAAAGCGTGATCGAGCGAAGCGTGATCCTTTGCCCCGGTCCCGTGCTGCGCCTTGCCGATAAGCTGACTAATCCCTCCTGCGTAGCCAAGGACCGCAAATCAAACCTTCAGGACGTGGAGAGGGAGCACATTCTGAATGTCCTTTCCGAGAGCCGATGGCGAGTGGAAGGAGCGAACGGAGCCGCGGCTGTATTGGGCCTCCACCCAAGCACGCTAAGGTCCAGAATGCGCAAACTGGGCATAAATAAATAA
- a CDS encoding sigma 54-interacting transcriptional regulator has product MEHFPEYWKTIVDTMMDGVVVVDREGVILSVNKALERITGYHGSELVGQECRILDCDTCFSRDGGSEPVKKCRLFEVGSVVKLRCRLTRKDGLPLHALKNGAILRGADGTVVGGVETLTDITDLVTKERTIQELKDLLSPGDGFEGIIGKGPGMLDVYALIRNAALSDAPIIIYGESGTGKELAANAIHRQGKRKKGPFVKVNCAALAESLLESELFGHVRGAFTGADRDRRGRFESAHRGDLFLDEIGDIPLPTQAKLLRVLQEKEVERVGDHRPIPIDTRIITATHRDIGEMCREGRFRDDLFYRLNVIPIHMPPLRERREDIPLLVDHFIRTIRVRSDKEIHGVSDEAMERLSLYHWPGNVRELINVLEYAFVVCQEPVISARHLPVLAGSETRPGQHHRRKDLTQEKQKEMVVRALEEAGGNRENAARLLGISRVTLWKLLKKHGIKPHTRFEA; this is encoded by the coding sequence ATGGAACATTTCCCCGAATACTGGAAAACCATCGTCGATACCATGATGGACGGAGTGGTAGTGGTAGACCGGGAGGGCGTAATACTCTCGGTGAACAAGGCCCTCGAAAGGATCACGGGCTACCACGGAAGCGAGCTTGTGGGACAGGAGTGCCGGATCCTTGATTGTGACACGTGCTTTTCCCGTGATGGAGGAAGTGAGCCTGTAAAGAAGTGCCGGCTTTTCGAAGTCGGTTCCGTGGTGAAGCTCCGGTGCAGGCTCACGAGGAAGGACGGCCTGCCCCTTCATGCGCTGAAAAACGGGGCGATCTTAAGAGGCGCGGACGGGACCGTGGTGGGAGGGGTGGAAACCCTTACCGACATCACGGACCTCGTGACAAAGGAGCGGACCATCCAGGAGCTTAAGGACCTGCTGTCGCCTGGCGACGGGTTCGAGGGGATTATCGGGAAGGGCCCGGGGATGCTCGACGTCTATGCCCTCATCCGCAACGCGGCCCTCTCCGATGCCCCCATCATCATCTATGGTGAAAGCGGCACGGGCAAGGAGCTGGCGGCGAACGCGATCCACCGTCAGGGAAAACGAAAGAAAGGACCTTTCGTCAAGGTGAATTGCGCTGCCCTGGCAGAATCCCTCCTCGAGAGCGAGCTCTTCGGCCACGTGCGGGGCGCCTTCACCGGCGCCGACAGGGACCGGAGGGGACGCTTCGAGTCCGCCCACCGGGGAGACCTTTTTTTGGATGAAATAGGAGATATTCCGCTGCCCACGCAGGCAAAACTGCTCCGGGTCCTCCAGGAAAAGGAGGTCGAGCGAGTGGGCGATCACAGGCCCATACCCATCGACACGCGCATCATCACCGCCACCCACCGCGATATCGGTGAGATGTGCCGGGAAGGCCGGTTCCGGGATGATCTTTTCTACCGCCTTAACGTGATCCCCATCCATATGCCCCCACTCAGGGAGAGGCGCGAGGATATACCGCTTCTGGTGGACCATTTTATCAGAACGATCCGTGTGAGGAGCGATAAAGAGATCCACGGAGTGAGCGACGAAGCCATGGAGCGCCTGAGCCTCTACCACTGGCCGGGCAACGTGAGGGAGCTGATCAACGTGCTCGAATACGCCTTTGTGGTCTGTCAGGAGCCGGTCATTTCGGCCCGCCACCTGCCGGTCCTTGCGGGAAGCGAGACCCGGCCGGGACAACATCACCGCAGGAAGGACCTCACGCAAGAGAAGCAGAAGGAGATGGTGGTCCGGGCCCTGGAAGAGGCGGGAGGCAACAGGGAAAATGCGGCAAGGCTCCTCGGAATAAGCCGCGTCACTCTCTGGAAGCTCCTCAAGAAACACGGCATTAAGCCTCACACACGCTTCGAAGCCTGA
- a CDS encoding DUF134 domain-containing protein: MKAYHEQAALKMKISRATFGSILREGRRKKAKALIEGKVLTIETANQSEVTK, translated from the coding sequence ATGAAGGCTTATCATGAGCAGGCCGCTCTGAAGATGAAGATATCGAGGGCCACCTTCGGCAGTATTTTGCGGGAAGGGCGGCGCAAGAAGGCAAAAGCCCTCATAGAGGGCAAGGTTTTAACGATAGAAACAGCAAATCAATCGGAGGTCACAAAATGA
- a CDS encoding cytochrome c3 family protein: MYKGLLVDKSLIGKDPHFMEGCSFCHKGDMRGASKDKAHKGMVARPSDDPSTCGACHDKIAATYKTSLHYTTAGQKHGVAGRFSHKELKSFEGKVFEQSCRSCHASCGDCHVKGPTIGGISIGLIKGHKFVKRDEGKTCAFCHGGRVYPEFTGEYGGSADVHYEKGMICLDCHSKTDAHGDGRLYQSRKDLPDKPACVNCHKAGTEKTEKAKSAHVTHKGRVSCQACHSAGSYRNCINCHLGQGATSRPDFILGLSPRDKKTVTTLRTVPVVRDTFLSAGIKMEHFDALPNYWDTAPHNIRKRTERTRSCEVCHEEKKGFLTKDTLIKGGSKANEGLLYILKPIKK; encoded by the coding sequence ATGTATAAAGGGCTTCTCGTGGACAAGTCTCTGATCGGTAAGGACCCCCATTTTATGGAGGGTTGCAGTTTCTGCCACAAGGGAGACATGAGGGGCGCTTCGAAAGATAAGGCCCACAAGGGCATGGTGGCGAGACCTTCCGACGATCCGAGCACGTGTGGGGCCTGCCACGATAAGATCGCCGCGACCTACAAGACGTCCCTTCACTACACCACCGCGGGACAGAAGCATGGTGTTGCAGGACGGTTCTCACACAAGGAACTCAAAAGCTTCGAGGGAAAAGTGTTCGAGCAGTCGTGCAGGTCCTGTCACGCATCCTGCGGGGATTGCCACGTGAAGGGGCCGACCATTGGCGGGATATCCATCGGCCTCATCAAAGGCCACAAGTTCGTAAAACGGGACGAGGGGAAGACGTGCGCCTTTTGCCACGGAGGACGGGTCTATCCCGAGTTTACCGGCGAATACGGCGGTTCGGCGGATGTGCACTACGAAAAGGGCATGATCTGCCTTGACTGCCACAGCAAGACGGATGCCCACGGCGACGGGCGCCTCTACCAATCGAGGAAGGACCTTCCCGATAAACCGGCGTGCGTCAACTGTCACAAGGCGGGGACGGAGAAGACGGAGAAGGCGAAATCAGCCCATGTGACCCATAAGGGACGCGTAAGCTGCCAGGCATGCCATTCGGCCGGAAGCTACCGGAACTGCATCAACTGTCATCTCGGCCAGGGGGCGACTTCCCGGCCCGATTTTATCCTGGGCTTGAGTCCGCGGGACAAAAAGACGGTCACCACTCTTAGGACCGTGCCTGTAGTGAGAGACACCTTTCTCTCAGCCGGCATAAAAATGGAGCATTTCGATGCCCTGCCCAACTATTGGGATACGGCGCCCCACAATATACGGAAGCGGACCGAGAGGACCCGTTCGTGCGAGGTGTGTCACGAGGAGAAAAAAGGATTCCTCACAAAAGATACCCTCATAAAAGGTGGCTCCAAGGCAAACGAGGGCTTACTCTATATTTTAAAGCCCATAAAGAAATAG
- a CDS encoding TolC family protein → MRRLTACLCSAALLSLLVYVDPIGAEQKITLTEAIRTALEESYEIRAFRSSVSARREAIGVARSQLLPKLAFEERAARTNNPPSAFMMKLNQQRFSQNDFAIGSLNNPDPITDYQSMFSFEQPLFVMKSYLDLNMAKLQHSAGNEELRRKMEEIAFKVSQAYLRVHTAKAYEDVASRAIRDATEHVRIAESMYRNGLGLYSDVLRARTSLTESEQKQVTFKKDLAVSKRWFAYVLGRHDPVSPADERLEFILKDVAYYTDASLSRKDAAAMKIRHESAMANVKRAESLYLPSIGVGASYQFNDHMRIFGSEGESWLLMASLRWNLFDGLLRDSERKKAQHEAAEMKEHLRNLTHLISFKVEEAYLGVDEARKNEELARSALLSAEESKRLVKERYGNSLSPIVDLLDVQLHVNRARADTVARENEYRLAIIGLGYESGTILKDLGIE, encoded by the coding sequence ATGAGACGACTCACCGCGTGCCTTTGCTCGGCAGCTCTTCTCTCCCTCCTGGTGTATGTCGACCCCATAGGGGCGGAGCAAAAGATCACCCTTACCGAAGCAATCAGAACGGCTCTGGAAGAAAGTTATGAGATCAGAGCCTTCAGAAGCTCCGTCTCCGCCCGGAGAGAGGCGATCGGCGTAGCCAGGAGCCAATTGCTGCCGAAACTTGCTTTTGAGGAGAGGGCCGCCCGCACCAATAACCCGCCCTCGGCATTTATGATGAAACTCAACCAGCAGAGGTTTTCCCAGAACGACTTTGCCATAGGTTCCCTCAATAACCCCGACCCTATCACCGATTATCAAAGCATGTTTTCCTTTGAACAGCCCCTATTCGTCATGAAATCCTACCTCGATCTCAATATGGCAAAACTGCAGCATTCAGCCGGGAATGAAGAGTTGAGACGTAAAATGGAAGAGATCGCGTTCAAGGTCTCACAGGCTTACCTGAGAGTGCACACGGCGAAGGCCTACGAGGACGTTGCATCCAGGGCGATCAGGGACGCCACGGAACACGTCCGGATTGCAGAATCAATGTACAGGAACGGGCTCGGTCTCTATTCAGATGTCTTGAGGGCCAGGACGTCCCTCACGGAATCGGAACAAAAACAGGTCACTTTCAAGAAAGATCTTGCCGTATCGAAGAGGTGGTTTGCCTACGTGCTGGGAAGGCATGACCCGGTCAGCCCGGCTGACGAGCGCCTCGAATTTATCCTTAAAGATGTCGCCTATTACACCGATGCATCTCTCTCGCGTAAAGATGCCGCCGCAATGAAGATACGCCACGAGAGCGCAATGGCAAACGTAAAGCGTGCGGAATCCCTCTATCTCCCGTCGATCGGTGTAGGCGCTTCCTACCAGTTTAATGACCACATGCGTATCTTCGGATCGGAAGGTGAGAGCTGGCTCCTTATGGCTTCCTTAAGATGGAATCTCTTCGATGGCCTTCTCAGGGACTCGGAGAGGAAGAAGGCCCAGCACGAAGCAGCGGAAATGAAAGAGCATCTTAGAAATCTCACTCACCTTATTTCCTTTAAGGTTGAAGAAGCATACTTGGGGGTCGATGAGGCGCGGAAAAACGAGGAGCTTGCCCGGAGCGCCCTCCTCTCCGCCGAAGAAAGCAAGAGGCTTGTAAAGGAACGGTATGGGAACTCACTTTCACCTATCGTCGACCTTCTGGACGTTCAGCTTCATGTGAACCGTGCAAGGGCCGACACGGTGGCCCGGGAAAATGAATACCGGCTCGCGATTATCGGCCTCGGTTATGAAAGCGGCACAATCTTGAAAGACCTGGGCATTGAATAG
- a CDS encoding zinc ribbon domain-containing protein, translating to MPIYEYRCEKCGAVHEMLLLGREEKPACKSCGSDDLTKLMSAPNISVGGDNPSFGPSSGGCCGSPGSCESPGHCCGG from the coding sequence ATGCCTATTTATGAATACCGTTGTGAAAAATGCGGAGCGGTACACGAGATGCTGCTCCTCGGCAGGGAAGAAAAACCGGCGTGCAAGAGCTGTGGCAGCGATGATCTTACAAAATTGATGTCCGCGCCGAACATTTCCGTGGGAGGAGATAATCCCTCTTTCGGACCGTCTTCGGGAGGATGCTGCGGCTCGCCCGGCTCCTGTGAGAGCCCGGGACATTGCTGCGGAGGCTGA
- a CDS encoding efflux RND transporter periplasmic adaptor subunit, producing the protein MTYLLKKILPVTVMVFIAAGTLLGCKEKIKPGHTEVKRPEIRGVTVAKVVTSTIDSAYETSGTVMAKTTSTLASRVFGTITTIHVKEGDTVRSGDVLLVIDDRDARQRVNAAEAGYNEALKAREAAEKRSGLADITSRRYGNLYKEKVVTQQEFDQIETRRNVTNLELEQASLASERAKALQEEARIHFGYTRVRAPFPGVITAKKVEQGSMAVPGMPVITIEDTSRYKIAVRVDERLLGKLRPGTPVKVHFDGGPGTVTGTITKIVPAVDPATRTFVIEAELKDAALKSGLYGRVLIPEGTKEAIIVAPSAIVQKGQLTGVYVVDDKDVAGYRLIRKGKTLDKGVEVLSGLKNGDRVIVTGTQKAVDGGTVRDR; encoded by the coding sequence GTGACCTATCTGCTCAAAAAAATACTGCCCGTGACGGTGATGGTTTTCATTGCCGCCGGAACTCTCCTGGGGTGCAAGGAGAAGATAAAACCCGGCCATACTGAGGTCAAGAGGCCGGAAATCAGGGGCGTCACCGTCGCAAAGGTCGTAACCTCCACGATTGATTCAGCCTATGAAACATCGGGAACGGTGATGGCGAAGACCACAAGCACCCTTGCGAGCAGGGTATTCGGGACGATTACCACGATCCACGTGAAGGAAGGCGACACGGTACGCTCCGGGGATGTGCTCCTCGTCATAGATGACAGGGATGCCCGGCAAAGGGTCAATGCGGCGGAGGCCGGGTATAATGAGGCGTTGAAGGCCCGCGAGGCCGCAGAAAAAAGGTCTGGTCTCGCCGATATCACCTCCCGGAGATACGGCAATCTTTATAAGGAAAAAGTTGTCACCCAACAGGAATTCGATCAGATAGAGACCCGGAGGAACGTGACAAACCTGGAACTCGAGCAGGCCTCCCTTGCCTCGGAACGTGCAAAGGCCCTCCAGGAAGAAGCCCGCATTCACTTTGGCTACACCCGGGTCCGTGCGCCTTTTCCCGGGGTGATCACCGCAAAGAAGGTGGAGCAGGGCAGCATGGCCGTCCCTGGCATGCCGGTTATCACCATTGAGGATACATCCCGCTACAAGATCGCGGTGCGCGTTGACGAGAGACTACTGGGCAAGCTGAGACCGGGCACGCCGGTCAAGGTTCATTTTGACGGCGGGCCGGGAACGGTCACAGGCACAATAACAAAAATCGTTCCCGCAGTCGATCCTGCGACGCGGACCTTCGTTATCGAAGCCGAACTCAAGGATGCAGCCCTCAAGAGTGGCCTCTACGGCAGGGTGCTCATTCCGGAAGGGACTAAAGAGGCAATCATCGTCGCCCCGTCAGCGATCGTCCAAAAAGGCCAGCTTACAGGGGTATACGTGGTCGATGACAAGGACGTAGCCGGCTACCGGCTTATCAGGAAGGGAAAAACGCTCGATAAGGGGGTCGAAGTATTGTCCGGCCTCAAGAACGGTGACAGGGTCATCGTCACCGGCACGCAAAAGGCCGTAGATGGCGGCACGGTGAGAGATCGCTAA
- a CDS encoding FAD-dependent oxidoreductase translates to MARGENRAGKKIMEPAREIRVCREADVVVVGGGPAGVAAALAAARNGAKTILVERYGHLGGMATGGLVILIPHMSDGTNKQQVTGICQEIIGRLDIAGGAIHPRYEDLGSKSSKLIKRWQDYLFFVIEGRLRLSVLVDPEIMKC, encoded by the coding sequence ATGGCGAGAGGTGAGAATCGGGCAGGGAAAAAGATCATGGAACCGGCAAGGGAAATCAGGGTGTGCAGGGAGGCCGATGTAGTAGTGGTGGGCGGAGGTCCTGCAGGGGTGGCGGCAGCTCTCGCAGCGGCCAGGAACGGCGCAAAGACCATTCTCGTCGAGAGATACGGCCATCTTGGCGGAATGGCTACGGGCGGGCTGGTGATACTCATCCCTCACATGAGCGATGGGACGAATAAGCAACAGGTAACCGGCATCTGCCAGGAGATCATCGGCCGGCTGGATATAGCGGGCGGCGCGATCCATCCCAGATACGAGGATTTAGGCTCGAAGAGCAGCAAACTGATCAAGCGCTGGCAGGATTATCTCTTCTTCGTGATCGAGGGCAGGCTCAGGCTGAGCGTACTGGTGGACCCGGAGATCATGAAGTGTG
- a CDS encoding rhodanese-like domain-containing protein produces MKKIKWLALALAVLVFFPSALLARDIAPVVSTEWLEKNLAGSKLKIVDIRKLEEYKDGHIPGSLNSFYGAWAIKRGTNQNELPPDDDLADLIRSLGIDKDSRVVIVGKSDTPGDLVGITRIAWTLVYGGLENVSLLDGGYNKWTADKKPVSKEAVKAAPSAYQPQWNKSVLATKDYAMKMMKQAVMVDTRLPDAFFGVTKMDFVARPGHVPGAVCLPSVWMYMKDGTFKAKGDVEAMASGVLGQDKAREYILYCDTGKFCSALWFALTQSLDYKNVKIYDGAMEEWTKDPQAPVVKYTW; encoded by the coding sequence ATGAAGAAGATAAAATGGCTTGCACTCGCTCTCGCGGTACTGGTGTTCTTTCCCTCTGCGCTCCTCGCCCGGGATATAGCGCCCGTCGTCTCCACGGAATGGCTTGAGAAGAACCTGGCCGGATCGAAGCTGAAAATCGTGGATATAAGAAAACTTGAGGAGTACAAGGACGGCCATATCCCCGGCTCGTTGAACTCCTTCTACGGTGCCTGGGCAATAAAAAGGGGGACCAATCAGAACGAGTTGCCCCCTGACGACGATCTTGCCGATCTCATCCGCTCCCTGGGAATAGACAAGGATTCGCGGGTCGTCATCGTGGGGAAAAGCGATACGCCGGGTGACCTCGTGGGCATCACGAGGATTGCCTGGACCCTCGTCTATGGCGGGCTCGAAAATGTCTCTCTCCTTGATGGAGGATACAATAAGTGGACGGCAGACAAAAAGCCCGTCTCCAAAGAAGCGGTGAAGGCGGCTCCTTCAGCATACCAGCCCCAGTGGAATAAATCGGTCCTCGCCACGAAGGATTACGCGATGAAGATGATGAAACAGGCGGTGATGGTGGATACGAGACTTCCCGACGCTTTTTTCGGCGTCACCAAAATGGATTTCGTGGCCCGGCCGGGCCATGTACCGGGGGCAGTCTGCCTGCCCTCCGTCTGGATGTATATGAAAGACGGCACCTTTAAGGCAAAAGGCGATGTTGAGGCCATGGCCTCCGGGGTACTTGGGCAGGATAAGGCACGGGAGTATATCCTGTACTGCGATACGGGGAAATTTTGCTCCGCCTTATGGTTCGCCCTGACCCAGTCCCTTGATTACAAGAATGTGAAAATTTACGATGGGGCCATGGAAGAGTGGACCAAAGACCCCCAGGCGCCTGTGGTAAAGTACACGTGGTAG
- a CDS encoding EFR1 family ferrodoxin (N-terminal region resembles flavodoxins. C-terminal ferrodoxin region binds two 4Fe-4S clusters.) produces MDVDVVRCVYFSPTGTTGAIVKAMAPGLGSPEVRMLNRTRKAARHGETRLFRDEVVILASPVYYGRLPETVARYYSTLSAENTPAVLVVVYGNRAYDDALKELYDIAVARGFVPVAGAAFIGEHSYSSIEQPIAAGRPDVEDLKKAREFGTLVRKKLDNLDSLKSMEPLIVPGNTPYKEPEGLYRMRSMRQTAAFTPGTDASLCTRCDLCAQTCPTGAIDPDNLAKTDKEECILCFQCVKVCPVGARTMKELSSSPVVRSIYETCRAREEPEYYL; encoded by the coding sequence ATGGACGTTGACGTAGTCAGATGTGTATACTTCTCCCCCACGGGAACTACCGGGGCAATCGTGAAAGCAATGGCACCTGGCCTTGGAAGCCCGGAGGTAAGGATGCTGAATCGCACCAGAAAGGCCGCGAGGCACGGGGAGACCCGTTTGTTTCGGGACGAAGTCGTCATCCTGGCCTCGCCCGTCTACTATGGGCGTCTGCCGGAGACCGTGGCCCGCTACTACTCCACTCTCTCGGCGGAAAATACCCCGGCCGTGCTCGTGGTCGTCTACGGGAACCGGGCCTATGACGACGCCCTGAAGGAATTGTACGACATCGCCGTGGCGAGGGGATTCGTTCCTGTTGCGGGAGCAGCCTTTATTGGGGAACATTCCTATTCCTCCATAGAGCAGCCCATCGCCGCAGGCAGGCCGGACGTGGAGGACCTCAAAAAGGCCCGGGAATTCGGCACCCTGGTCCGAAAGAAATTGGACAATCTCGACTCCCTGAAGTCGATGGAGCCCCTCATCGTTCCCGGAAACACCCCGTACAAAGAGCCCGAAGGACTGTACCGCATGAGGAGCATGAGGCAGACCGCTGCCTTCACACCGGGAACGGACGCCTCACTGTGCACCCGGTGCGACCTGTGCGCCCAGACCTGCCCCACCGGGGCCATCGACCCCGACAACCTTGCAAAGACGGATAAGGAAGAATGCATCCTGTGCTTCCAGTGCGTCAAGGTATGTCCCGTGGGGGCAAGGACCATGAAGGAGCTCTCTTCCAGTCCCGTGGTGAGGAGCATTTATGAGACCTGCCGGGCACGAGAAGAGCCCGAATACTATCTTTAG